The following coding sequences are from one Streptomyces sp. ITFR-21 window:
- a CDS encoding PH domain-containing protein produces MLFTAAAVLVVGGLGALLVPRLWAAVPSWPGWCAAGAAAAIGLLRFTRLPARWARTGYHLADQELWIQTGLWRRTLAMLPYGRIQSVEVESGPLQRRYQLVSVIVATGSFHSFWLHNMDVTAADEIRDQLLRAAHEQQVAL; encoded by the coding sequence GTGTTGTTCACCGCTGCCGCGGTCCTGGTCGTCGGCGGCCTCGGGGCTCTGCTCGTTCCCCGCCTGTGGGCGGCGGTCCCCTCTTGGCCGGGGTGGTGCGCGGCGGGCGCGGCGGCAGCCATAGGCCTGCTGCGGTTCACGCGCCTGCCTGCTCGCTGGGCGCGGACCGGCTACCACCTCGCGGACCAAGAGTTGTGGATTCAAACGGGGCTGTGGCGCCGCACGCTGGCCATGCTTCCGTACGGGCGCATCCAGTCCGTTGAGGTCGAGTCCGGTCCGCTTCAGCGCCGCTACCAGTTGGTGTCGGTCATCGTGGCCACCGGCTCCTTCCACAGCTTCTGGCTGCACAACATGGACGTCACCGCGGCGGACGAGATCCGCGACCAACTGCTGCGCGCCGCCCATGAACAGCAGGTGGCCCTGTGA
- a CDS encoding ParA family protein, translating into MPTDVLPYSFALAEYDKDEPLDIPWEDLWHVYVFANDKGGSGKTSVTANFALMLMRYLKKNGQDPRILALDINGQGNLAIHEFGVDKKYLDEGEALVEALRKGTPLQPVPVRPGLDLIVGGPKIEEFVTDVYPRLRSKFTKNADLRLLQCLLPIAGDYDFILIDLPPENPVMQRQGLACGRWVVMSTKTDRGSLDGTKTIKKHFDEARRVNPLLTMLGVILFATGRNSTQIHKKASDYLRGILKAGYHRFERVIGHSELVASLSRDDEHPLVELFDQYTGGAKLPDTIQSVYDDYETLCRQILQRTQEVRQIMERPIEEEAEAR; encoded by the coding sequence ATGCCGACAGACGTGCTCCCCTACAGCTTCGCTCTAGCTGAGTATGACAAGGATGAGCCTCTGGACATCCCGTGGGAGGACCTCTGGCACGTCTACGTCTTCGCCAACGACAAGGGTGGCAGCGGCAAGACCAGCGTGACGGCGAACTTCGCTCTCATGCTGATGCGCTACCTGAAGAAGAACGGGCAGGACCCCCGCATACTGGCTCTCGACATCAACGGCCAGGGAAACTTGGCCATCCATGAGTTCGGCGTCGACAAGAAGTACCTCGACGAGGGCGAGGCCCTCGTCGAGGCTCTCCGTAAGGGGACTCCGCTCCAGCCTGTGCCGGTGCGCCCCGGCCTTGACTTGATCGTCGGCGGCCCGAAGATCGAAGAGTTCGTAACGGACGTCTACCCGAGGCTGCGGTCCAAGTTCACCAAGAACGCAGACCTGAGGCTGCTTCAGTGCCTTCTGCCGATCGCCGGCGACTACGACTTCATTCTGATCGACCTCCCGCCCGAGAACCCGGTGATGCAGAGGCAGGGCCTGGCATGTGGCCGGTGGGTGGTCATGTCGACTAAGACGGATCGCGGTTCGCTCGACGGCACCAAAACGATCAAGAAGCACTTCGATGAAGCGCGCAGAGTGAACCCCCTTCTCACCATGCTGGGGGTCATCCTCTTCGCTACCGGTCGAAACTCCACCCAGATTCACAAGAAGGCTTCCGACTACCTTCGAGGGATCCTCAAGGCCGGCTACCACCGCTTTGAGCGTGTCATCGGGCACAGCGAACTTGTAGCTAGCCTCTCGAGGGATGACGAGCATCCACTGGTTGAGCTCTTCGACCAGTACACCGGCGGCGCCAAACTGCCCGACACGATCCAATCCGTGTATGACGACTACGAGACGCTCTGCAGGCAGATCCTCCAGCGCACGCAGGAGGTCCGCCAGATCATGGAGCGCCCGATTGAAGAGGAAGCTGAAGCCCGATGA
- a CDS encoding PH domain-containing protein gives MTEPAVLEGRLHPITPWRRAWATVTGAVLFFFRDAESWIKSAETWPRWVLALAAAAVSLFGAGYGYLSWRKTSYQLTDDALHVRAGILFHRRHRFVLDHLQAADIHRPLLGRWIGVCSLRLSVSGQSAMLSYLSEADASALRSALLRRMSGDASTSDEPVAEPELVEPPLLVVPARRLALSILLEAHTMIRVGIVVIGGLVPYLIFHEPLALLSLAGSAGAVWKMTYGRWPRYHGWTLTAAPGGYRAEYGLLDRRHQTYRHQRTQAITLVQPLLWRRRGWVQILLSTAGYHHPLLLVPVATLDEAERLTADLYGPDAVQLLNTQTPAPRRARWATPWSHVLSCNVSSEFVSVWHGLFLRNVRTLCPTSKTQNVETSQGPWQRRLGLATVHLAVAGGPALSGRHRDADEAQRIASRMLTLDRTAQAPERNDALVPGLLTSRDPQGAAS, from the coding sequence GTGACCGAGCCCGCCGTCCTCGAAGGGCGACTTCACCCCATCACACCGTGGCGCCGAGCATGGGCCACGGTCACCGGTGCCGTCCTGTTCTTCTTCCGGGACGCCGAATCGTGGATCAAGTCCGCCGAGACCTGGCCCCGCTGGGTCCTCGCCCTCGCCGCCGCGGCCGTCTCCCTGTTCGGAGCCGGCTACGGCTACCTGTCCTGGAGAAAGACCTCCTACCAGCTGACCGACGACGCCCTGCACGTACGCGCCGGCATCCTCTTCCACCGGCGGCACCGATTCGTCCTCGACCACCTCCAGGCAGCCGACATCCACCGTCCCCTCCTCGGTCGGTGGATCGGCGTGTGCAGCCTCCGCCTGTCCGTCTCGGGGCAGAGCGCGATGCTGAGCTATCTGAGTGAGGCCGACGCCTCAGCGCTCCGAAGCGCCCTGCTGCGGCGCATGTCCGGCGACGCGTCCACCTCGGACGAACCGGTCGCTGAACCCGAACTGGTCGAGCCGCCGCTGCTCGTCGTCCCCGCACGCCGGCTCGCCCTGTCGATCCTGCTGGAGGCCCACACCATGATCCGCGTTGGGATCGTGGTGATCGGTGGACTGGTTCCCTATCTGATCTTCCACGAGCCGCTCGCCCTGCTCTCCTTGGCAGGATCGGCCGGCGCGGTGTGGAAGATGACGTACGGGCGCTGGCCCCGTTACCACGGCTGGACCCTCACCGCGGCCCCCGGCGGCTACCGCGCCGAATACGGCCTGCTCGACCGGCGACACCAGACCTACCGCCACCAGCGGACTCAGGCCATCACCCTGGTCCAGCCTCTCCTGTGGCGGCGTCGCGGGTGGGTGCAGATCCTGCTCTCGACCGCGGGCTACCACCACCCCCTCCTCCTCGTGCCCGTGGCGACCCTCGACGAGGCCGAACGTCTGACCGCCGATCTGTACGGGCCCGACGCCGTGCAGCTGCTGAACACTCAGACGCCGGCCCCTCGCCGCGCCCGATGGGCCACCCCTTGGAGCCACGTGCTGTCCTGCAACGTCAGCTCCGAGTTCGTGAGCGTGTGGCACGGCCTCTTCCTGCGCAACGTCAGAACGCTCTGCCCCACTTCCAAGACGCAGAACGTCGAAACGAGCCAGGGTCCCTGGCAGCGTCGTCTCGGACTGGCCACCGTGCACCTGGCTGTGGCCGGCGGGCCCGCGCTGTCCGGGCGCCATCGCGACGCAGACGAAGCCCAACGAATCGCTTCGCGCATGCTGACCCTCGACCGGACAGCGCAAGCGCCGGAGAGGAACGACGCTCTGGTCCCCGGGTTGCTGACTTCACGCGATCCACAAGGCGCGGCCTCATGA
- a CDS encoding endonuclease/exonuclease/phosphatase family protein, which produces MEINAAICNFENNGGGNRALWQRMHDRLASLDLHLLLRQEVWNAQDNGNELADAAEAVLGMAGLIGPECCTALYHDPDLFTPIGEFPKTGPMWVLPPTVRSLQLAGTVPGAAPLIVGSYHLNYGSPTTRLSEAERLTQWNDQWVTADGRRIHYPALLGGDTNSYPVPGTPGDPALPVLEEIPDEPHRAHRSYIGLDGVRRMDDRPDDTLRTAGLQDVARHLATTAGNTAAVAPTVDAYDTHGPDSRIDRIYASKELLPAVRAVEVIDMKGLSDHHTVMVRLDRDTLTDILNHPLTRAA; this is translated from the coding sequence ATGGAAATCAACGCAGCGATCTGCAACTTCGAGAACAACGGCGGCGGAAACCGCGCACTGTGGCAGCGGATGCACGACCGGCTGGCCTCGCTCGACCTGCATCTGCTCCTGCGGCAGGAGGTGTGGAACGCACAGGACAACGGCAACGAGCTCGCGGACGCGGCCGAAGCCGTGCTCGGCATGGCCGGCCTGATCGGCCCGGAGTGCTGCACCGCCCTCTACCACGACCCGGACCTCTTCACCCCGATCGGAGAGTTCCCGAAGACCGGCCCCATGTGGGTGCTCCCGCCGACCGTGCGCAGCCTGCAGCTCGCCGGCACGGTCCCCGGCGCGGCCCCGCTGATCGTCGGCTCGTACCACCTCAACTACGGCTCACCCACAACACGCCTGTCGGAAGCCGAACGGCTGACCCAGTGGAACGACCAGTGGGTCACGGCCGACGGGCGACGCATCCACTACCCGGCGCTGCTCGGCGGCGACACCAACAGCTACCCGGTCCCCGGCACCCCGGGAGACCCCGCCCTGCCCGTCCTGGAGGAGATCCCCGACGAACCCCACCGGGCGCACCGCTCCTACATCGGGCTGGACGGCGTGCGCAGGATGGACGACCGACCGGACGACACCCTGCGCACCGCCGGGCTCCAGGACGTCGCCCGTCACCTCGCCACCACCGCAGGCAACACCGCCGCGGTCGCGCCGACGGTCGACGCCTACGACACACACGGGCCGGACTCGCGCATCGACAGGATCTACGCCAGCAAGGAACTCCTGCCCGCTGTCCGCGCGGTCGAGGTCATCGACATGAAGGGACTCTCCGACCACCACACGGTCATGGTGCGCCTGGACCGGGACACGCTCACCGACATCCTCAACCACCCGCTCACCCGGGCGGCATGA
- a CDS encoding Fic family protein: MPDKLQGRSITLSAELGAEVAAVDKLVRAFNDAAPTSPHLESLARFLLRSEAVASSRIEGVVASARAIAHLELMLATQTSDDPRTHRGISDGAREVVNNVLALRKAVSTLTGTPTVSVKDINDLQAALMVDTEQGELSGELRRVQNWVGGNAYSPQGAEYVPPAPEAVEALMVDLAAFISEEHPLPLVQAALAHAQFETIHPYTDGNGRTGRALIHTVLARQGLAVGHVLPISMSLLAHAREYIAGLNAYRYVGALNSSAAEEGRDTWIRVFLAATRDAVAEARRFTDELVQMRKSWDRKLASHRAALGKRGQPRKGAAVVRLMEQLPGVPIVTARAAQSLLGISFVSASGALEQLAEAGIVQVKEVERGARAYLSTDVLDLINGAERRLTYTKWEMPELDTRV; encoded by the coding sequence ATGCCAGACAAGCTCCAGGGGCGCTCCATCACGTTGTCCGCGGAGCTTGGAGCCGAGGTAGCTGCGGTGGACAAGCTCGTCCGAGCGTTCAACGACGCCGCCCCGACGAGCCCTCACCTCGAATCGCTGGCCCGCTTTCTACTTCGGTCGGAGGCCGTTGCTTCATCCCGTATCGAAGGGGTCGTCGCCTCGGCCCGCGCGATCGCCCATCTTGAGCTCATGCTCGCAACCCAGACGAGTGATGATCCGCGCACCCATCGCGGGATCAGCGACGGGGCGCGCGAAGTCGTGAATAACGTCCTTGCCTTGCGTAAGGCCGTCTCCACCCTCACGGGGACCCCGACTGTCTCGGTGAAAGACATCAACGACTTGCAGGCCGCGTTGATGGTCGACACCGAGCAGGGCGAGCTTTCCGGTGAACTTCGCCGAGTGCAGAACTGGGTAGGCGGTAACGCATACAGCCCCCAGGGGGCCGAGTACGTGCCGCCGGCACCCGAAGCAGTCGAAGCGCTCATGGTGGATCTAGCCGCCTTTATCTCGGAGGAGCACCCTCTCCCCCTCGTCCAAGCGGCTCTTGCTCACGCCCAGTTTGAGACGATCCATCCATATACCGATGGCAACGGCCGGACGGGCAGAGCGCTGATCCACACGGTGCTGGCGAGGCAGGGCCTGGCCGTCGGACATGTCCTGCCGATCTCCATGTCTCTCCTTGCGCATGCCCGGGAGTACATTGCGGGCCTGAACGCCTACCGCTACGTAGGGGCGCTGAACAGCTCCGCCGCCGAGGAGGGCAGGGACACCTGGATCCGCGTGTTCCTCGCGGCGACCCGCGATGCTGTCGCGGAGGCCCGGCGCTTCACCGACGAACTCGTTCAGATGCGGAAGAGCTGGGACAGGAAGCTGGCATCCCACAGGGCGGCGCTCGGGAAGCGAGGGCAACCACGGAAGGGGGCCGCTGTCGTAAGGCTGATGGAACAACTTCCCGGCGTCCCGATCGTCACGGCAAGGGCAGCGCAGTCCCTTCTCGGGATCTCTTTCGTCTCAGCATCCGGCGCGCTCGAACAGCTGGCCGAGGCAGGAATCGTGCAGGTCAAGGAAGTCGAACGGGGCGCGCGCGCCTACTTGAGTACGGACGTACTCGACTTGATCAATGGTGCGGAGCGTCGACTGACATATACGAAGTGGGAGATGCCCGAGCTGGACACCCGCGTTTGA
- a CDS encoding M15 family metallopeptidase, producing the protein MTNSGIVLMSDRRVAAIPVQECGEVLLDARVHGLMVDDRKQDAAGAWAHVRQGVLTRLQQAQSLLPGGVRLLFVEGYRPPSLQRRYFEEYSDELARAHPDWQAAAIREAASRFVSPPEIAPHSAGAAVDVTLIDHQGRELDMGTRVNASPEESDGACYTDAPGLSVRARTNRATLGGALSAAGLINYPTEWWHWSVGDRYWALQTRQSAALYGPVELP; encoded by the coding sequence ATGACCAACAGCGGCATCGTCTTGATGTCCGACCGGCGAGTCGCCGCGATCCCTGTCCAGGAGTGCGGCGAGGTCCTCCTCGACGCCCGGGTGCACGGCCTGATGGTCGACGACCGCAAGCAGGACGCTGCGGGCGCCTGGGCCCACGTCCGCCAGGGCGTGCTCACACGGCTCCAGCAGGCGCAATCGCTGCTCCCCGGCGGTGTGCGGTTGCTGTTCGTCGAGGGCTACCGGCCCCCGTCCCTGCAGCGCCGGTACTTCGAGGAGTACTCCGACGAGCTCGCGCGCGCCCATCCGGACTGGCAGGCCGCTGCGATCCGGGAGGCTGCCAGCCGCTTCGTCTCACCGCCGGAGATCGCGCCGCACTCCGCCGGCGCGGCCGTCGACGTGACACTGATCGACCACCAGGGCCGCGAGCTGGATATGGGCACCCGCGTCAACGCCTCCCCGGAGGAATCCGACGGCGCCTGTTACACCGACGCCCCGGGCCTCAGTGTCCGGGCTCGCACGAACCGGGCCACATTGGGCGGCGCGCTGTCCGCCGCAGGCTTGATCAACTACCCGACGGAGTGGTGGCACTGGTCGGTCGGCGACCGGTACTGGGCGCTGCAGACCCGGCAGTCGGCCGCCCTCTACGGCCCCGTCGAACTGCCCTGA
- a CDS encoding NUDIX domain-containing protein translates to MTSFVRRHRRQQADAPRWHPRAAGSLALWQLGGEIALFLPTYNTRGWYLPGGALERDEDPEHALSRELLEETGLRREPLRLLVIESVRADPARGKPAGENYIWQVEPLTHQEWDNIRLPPEELKDKRLVAPNDLGRFVLPTLERRIHMALKAQAAGTTLYLPPSH, encoded by the coding sequence GTGACCTCGTTCGTGCGCCGTCACCGGCGCCAGCAGGCAGACGCGCCCCGATGGCACCCCCGAGCAGCCGGCTCGCTCGCCCTGTGGCAACTTGGCGGCGAAATCGCCCTGTTCTTGCCCACCTACAACACCCGGGGCTGGTACCTGCCGGGCGGAGCCCTGGAACGGGACGAGGACCCCGAGCACGCGCTGAGCCGTGAACTGCTGGAGGAGACCGGGCTACGCCGAGAGCCGTTGCGCTTGCTGGTGATCGAATCGGTCCGTGCCGACCCGGCGCGCGGCAAACCGGCGGGCGAGAACTACATCTGGCAGGTCGAGCCGCTGACCCACCAGGAGTGGGACAACATCCGCCTGCCGCCCGAGGAGCTGAAGGACAAACGCCTCGTCGCACCGAATGACCTGGGTCGTTTCGTGCTGCCCACGCTGGAGCGCCGCATCCATATGGCGCTCAAAGCGCAGGCCGCCGGCACCACGCTCTATCTGCCCCCCAGCCACTGA
- a CDS encoding HAD family hydrolase — MPPSSPRPSPPSAIAFDFAGTLTTTERRRPDGALVRRVLAGFGIDTAPDVAASFDTSLWRYYSESLPDSLERLVRATATRHGMHLPPMKTLLDEIWRECGDHPVDPEAADAVRAQHAAGRITVLASNTCRPPAYRRATLAVADLACMRLVCSSDPTVAVAKPFDRFYRRVIEVAGVPASEIVFVGDRLDKDVIGPCNAGMRAVGRAGGSRSGASITSMSTVMGLTASLLEELELRPGQRVLDVGTGAGVTAAVACGICGDGGVVTLDRDRHLTDAAAVRLADLGFRPQIVCGSGGQGVAGAEFDRIFVSYAMERVPMALVEQLAPGGRLLVHVTSASPSWPGLAVVERTACGRIAAELRAVEFAHRAGHGMERIWLSEEFRQRINAEPGDWTQRSMLAPPADADRGLWLAADHLLGGLVRDFGAEHLVIGAPSCGSWLRVEPVSDRRWNITTRGPRDIWKEVQDLAARWRAAGSPSRYRLHIDPGGGQRAASACGRLSWPLPTLRPLDEGPAA; from the coding sequence GTGCCCCCTTCTTCTCCGAGGCCGTCACCGCCCAGCGCGATCGCGTTCGACTTCGCGGGCACGCTGACCACAACCGAGCGGCGGCGCCCCGACGGTGCCCTGGTCCGCCGCGTCCTGGCCGGTTTCGGCATCGACACGGCCCCCGATGTCGCCGCCAGCTTCGATACGTCGCTGTGGCGGTACTACAGCGAATCCCTGCCCGATTCCCTCGAACGCCTGGTGCGCGCCACTGCGACCCGCCACGGCATGCACCTGCCTCCCATGAAGACGCTGCTCGACGAGATCTGGCGAGAGTGCGGCGACCATCCCGTCGACCCGGAAGCGGCCGATGCAGTGCGCGCGCAGCACGCAGCGGGCCGGATCACGGTGCTGGCCAGCAACACCTGCCGCCCCCCGGCGTATCGCCGGGCGACGCTAGCCGTGGCAGATCTGGCCTGCATGCGCTTGGTCTGCTCCAGCGATCCGACGGTCGCCGTGGCCAAGCCGTTCGACCGGTTCTACCGGCGGGTGATCGAGGTGGCCGGGGTACCGGCGAGCGAGATCGTGTTCGTCGGAGACCGGCTGGACAAGGACGTGATCGGGCCGTGCAACGCCGGAATGCGGGCCGTGGGCCGGGCTGGCGGGTCGCGCTCGGGAGCGTCGATCACGTCGATGTCGACGGTGATGGGCCTGACCGCTTCTCTGCTGGAGGAGCTTGAACTGCGCCCCGGGCAGAGGGTGTTGGACGTCGGGACGGGCGCGGGGGTGACGGCCGCAGTCGCGTGCGGAATCTGCGGCGATGGTGGAGTGGTCACCCTCGACCGGGACCGGCATCTCACGGACGCGGCCGCGGTCCGGCTGGCCGACCTGGGCTTCCGGCCGCAGATCGTGTGCGGCTCGGGCGGACAGGGAGTGGCCGGGGCGGAGTTCGACCGCATCTTCGTGTCGTACGCGATGGAGCGTGTACCGATGGCGCTCGTCGAGCAGCTCGCCCCCGGTGGCCGGCTCCTCGTCCACGTCACCAGCGCGTCGCCGTCGTGGCCGGGCCTGGCCGTCGTGGAGCGCACTGCCTGCGGGCGGATCGCGGCGGAGCTGCGGGCCGTGGAGTTCGCGCACCGGGCCGGGCACGGCATGGAGCGGATCTGGCTGAGCGAGGAGTTCCGCCAGCGCATCAACGCCGAGCCGGGCGACTGGACTCAGCGGAGCATGCTGGCGCCGCCGGCCGATGCCGACCGGGGCCTGTGGCTGGCCGCGGACCATCTCCTCGGCGGGCTGGTGAGGGACTTCGGCGCCGAGCACCTGGTGATCGGCGCGCCCAGCTGCGGCTCGTGGCTGCGCGTGGAGCCGGTGAGCGACAGGCGCTGGAACATCACCACGCGGGGGCCGCGCGACATCTGGAAGGAGGTTCAAGACCTGGCGGCCCGGTGGCGGGCGGCCGGCAGCCCCAGCCGCTACCGCCTCCACATCGATCCAGGCGGCGGCCAGCGGGCCGCCTCGGCGTGCGGCCGCTTGTCCTGGCCTCTTCCCACCCTCCGCCCGCTCGACGAAGGACCCGCCGCATGA
- a CDS encoding class I SAM-dependent methyltransferase: MGITPADWSEHYTQGRGFRRLGNEEKTLLVEHAPAPEGGRALDVGCGTGEMSVYLASLGYEVDAVDLADSALARARKDHPDASVRWLRLDIERDDPAPLDDTLLYDLVVFRLSVAFLNDRTRVLHALGRRLREV, from the coding sequence GTGGGAATCACCCCAGCCGACTGGTCCGAGCACTACACCCAGGGGCGAGGTTTCCGGCGGCTCGGGAACGAGGAGAAGACCCTGCTCGTCGAGCACGCACCGGCGCCCGAGGGCGGCCGCGCGCTCGATGTCGGCTGCGGAACAGGCGAGATGTCGGTCTACCTTGCCTCGCTCGGGTACGAGGTGGACGCCGTCGACCTGGCCGATAGCGCGCTCGCGCGGGCCCGCAAGGACCACCCCGACGCGTCGGTGCGGTGGCTGCGTCTGGACATCGAACGCGACGACCCTGCCCCGCTGGACGACACCCTCCTGTACGACCTGGTGGTCTTCCGCCTTTCGGTGGCCTTCCTGAACGACCGAACCCGTGTCCTGCACGCTCTGGGGCGCCGACTGCGCGAGGTGTAG
- a CDS encoding DUF6302 family protein: MTGGNHKGPALHMLRTPLAHIAAPLCRPSPETCAEDYAWFRERLADPDLLDRAVGVKVSGAVLLAVPAGGHRSGGYLSVGSVADAVRVWAALRGHPGFRRIRLGLSVHRDTCHTVDWGPRQPWDDAERGRYFGYAPSAIDSFLHHVSMFDQPPEPAMSEPDQAGVRNWQQDPLLSTLRDVGGCLAVILMGVLVTVLVSAARGTWPLIGTAPSPLVIHRTSQDQR; encoded by the coding sequence ATGACCGGTGGCAACCACAAAGGGCCCGCGCTCCACATGCTCCGCACCCCACTCGCGCACATCGCCGCACCACTCTGCCGTCCCTCGCCCGAAACGTGCGCCGAGGACTACGCCTGGTTCCGGGAACGCCTCGCCGACCCCGACCTCCTCGACCGCGCGGTCGGTGTGAAAGTGAGCGGCGCCGTACTCCTCGCGGTGCCCGCCGGCGGGCACCGCAGCGGCGGCTACCTGTCGGTGGGCAGCGTGGCCGATGCCGTACGCGTCTGGGCGGCCCTCCGGGGCCACCCAGGATTCCGGCGAATCCGGCTCGGCCTGTCGGTCCACCGCGACACCTGCCACACCGTCGACTGGGGTCCCCGGCAGCCCTGGGACGACGCGGAACGTGGCAGGTACTTCGGGTACGCGCCGTCCGCCATCGACTCCTTCCTCCACCACGTCTCGATGTTCGACCAGCCTCCAGAGCCCGCGATGAGCGAGCCGGACCAGGCAGGTGTGCGGAACTGGCAGCAGGATCCGCTGCTGTCGACGCTTCGCGACGTCGGAGGCTGCCTCGCCGTGATCTTGATGGGCGTGCTGGTCACCGTGCTGGTGTCGGCGGCCCGCGGCACCTGGCCGCTGATCGGCACTGCCCCTTCGCCTCTCGTCATCCACCGCACTTCACAGGACCAGCGATGA
- a CDS encoding bifunctional GNAT family N-acetyltransferase/NUDIX hydrolase — protein sequence MTYPDAPVPNPCGDQAELFAAAAAGYDRYRPGVPTLRPPVRAATPADAEAIIRMRSQYVLSAPMTEEWIQRCTDELAPRLAPEGDARAFVVEASDGAIATCALGLIHPVLPARSYPRGLAALVQLVATRPEARRRGHARAVVSALLDHLADENVTLFELHTSAEAAPLYREFGFSGDPALMRMTRHSTSTDALPDARTDSSWVPPEQHAQSLPKAVAFVCLYVTDEDDRPLQLHSVYSPGHPWHMIGGAMDLGERPWEAVVRECREETGMTAAGPPRLLAAMYGQPREQRPYSTLQLIFDGGRLTDAQIRGIQLNPREHDAVRVLPLAGWEALMPARDFVRLRAVEEARRTGVAAYVDTWGNA from the coding sequence ATGACCTACCCCGACGCCCCCGTCCCGAACCCGTGCGGAGACCAGGCGGAGCTGTTCGCCGCGGCCGCCGCCGGGTACGACCGCTACCGCCCCGGTGTGCCGACATTGCGACCGCCGGTCCGCGCGGCAACCCCTGCTGACGCCGAGGCCATCATCCGGATGCGCTCCCAGTACGTCCTGTCCGCACCGATGACCGAGGAGTGGATCCAGCGGTGCACGGACGAGCTGGCGCCACGGTTGGCGCCGGAGGGAGACGCGCGGGCCTTCGTCGTCGAAGCCTCCGACGGCGCGATAGCCACCTGCGCCCTCGGCCTGATCCATCCCGTGCTCCCGGCCCGGTCCTACCCCCGGGGCCTGGCCGCCCTCGTGCAGCTGGTCGCCACCCGGCCCGAGGCCCGGCGCCGCGGCCATGCCCGGGCCGTCGTCTCCGCGCTCCTGGACCACCTGGCCGACGAGAACGTCACGCTGTTCGAGCTGCACACCAGTGCGGAGGCCGCGCCCCTGTACCGGGAGTTCGGGTTCAGCGGCGATCCGGCACTCATGCGAATGACCCGGCACAGCACATCCACCGACGCCCTTCCTGACGCGAGAACGGACTCCTCGTGGGTGCCGCCGGAACAGCACGCCCAGTCCCTGCCCAAGGCCGTCGCCTTCGTCTGCCTCTACGTCACCGACGAAGACGACCGGCCGCTCCAGCTGCACTCCGTCTACTCCCCCGGCCACCCCTGGCACATGATCGGCGGCGCGATGGATCTGGGCGAGCGGCCCTGGGAGGCGGTGGTGCGCGAGTGCCGGGAAGAGACCGGCATGACCGCTGCGGGTCCGCCCCGGCTGCTGGCCGCCATGTACGGGCAGCCCCGGGAGCAGCGTCCGTACAGCACGCTGCAGCTGATCTTCGACGGCGGTCGCCTCACCGACGCGCAGATCCGTGGCATCCAGCTCAATCCGCGCGAGCACGACGCGGTCCGCGTCCTGCCCCTGGCCGGGTGGGAGGCGTTGATGCCGGCCCGCGATTTCGTACGGCTACGCGCCGTGGAGGAGGCCCGCCGCACCGGCGTGGCCGCGTACGTCGACACCTGGGGGAACGCATGA
- a CDS encoding IS3 family transposase: protein MRPQRGLRYGRQLARQEKAGEEEVLVGRIREIHTDSPGAYGALRITRKLRDQGHVVNRKRVARIMREHEIAGITRRKSRSLTKQDRTAPPAPDLIQRDFTAPMPGLKLVGDITCLPTAEGWLYLATVIDLCTREVVGWSLADHMRTELVVDAVRMAHTGGHTAGNAIFHSDRGSQYTSHQFWALLVELDMRHSTGRTGSCFDNAATESFFAVLKAEIGTTVWASRSEARQDVFRWIADHYNRELIHSTIGYITPHQARTRCHQRLDLAA, encoded by the coding sequence GTGAGGCCACAAAGAGGGCTCAGATATGGTCGGCAACTGGCGCGGCAGGAAAAGGCAGGTGAGGAAGAGGTCCTGGTCGGTCGTATCCGGGAGATCCACACCGATTCACCCGGAGCCTACGGGGCCCTGCGGATCACCCGCAAACTTCGCGACCAGGGGCACGTGGTGAACCGCAAGCGGGTCGCGCGGATCATGCGCGAGCACGAGATCGCCGGGATCACGCGACGGAAGTCGAGGTCGCTGACGAAACAGGACCGCACGGCCCCTCCCGCGCCGGATCTGATCCAGCGGGACTTCACCGCGCCGATGCCGGGCCTGAAACTCGTCGGGGACATCACCTGCCTGCCGACCGCTGAGGGCTGGCTGTACCTGGCGACGGTGATCGACCTGTGCACGCGCGAAGTGGTGGGCTGGTCGCTAGCCGATCACATGCGCACCGAACTGGTCGTGGACGCGGTTCGGATGGCCCATACCGGCGGGCATACAGCCGGCAATGCGATCTTTCATTCGGACCGCGGATCGCAATACACGTCTCATCAATTCTGGGCGCTTTTGGTGGAGTTGGACATGCGGCACAGTACCGGCCGGACGGGCTCATGCTTCGACAACGCCGCCACAGAGAGCTTCTTCGCCGTCCTGAAAGCTGAGATCGGCACCACGGTCTGGGCGTCGAGATCGGAGGCTCGACAGGACGTTTTCCGGTGGATCGCGGATCATTACAACAGGGAGCTGATCCACTCGACGATCGGCTACATCACGCCGCACCAGGCGAGGACCCGCTGCCACCAACGGCTGGACCTCGCGGCATAA